A stretch of the Candidatus Paceibacterota bacterium genome encodes the following:
- a CDS encoding helix-turn-helix domain-containing protein gives MPKVIKPKAKGARAIHPRKKKLEQPIFEPVVFNPTPDVVISTPEFTRPILENSFKEYVQHQRLAMHYSLAEIAERLHVREEHLQLLEEEGLNRILPEVYVYSILKKYCNFLHLDYEQALKLYKNEVTAIKLPGETDSLTTFRDNMAHKISLNYRKLIIGFLLVVVLAFGGYQLDMLVGKPSLMIKDLSENMQVSEPFINITGTVARTQKLLFNGQEILLDNGKNFQVDNYNLTNGWNTLKFEAYNHLGRATIKEYHIEFIGGNEVSPSTTAPTTVITGETTTTILSE, from the coding sequence ATGCCTAAAGTTATTAAACCCAAAGCCAAAGGCGCTAGAGCAATACACCCTCGAAAAAAGAAATTAGAACAGCCTATTTTTGAGCCAGTGGTTTTTAATCCTACTCCTGATGTAGTTATCTCAACGCCAGAATTTACCAGACCTATTTTAGAAAATTCTTTTAAAGAATATGTGCAGCATCAGCGGTTGGCTATGCATTATTCATTGGCTGAAATAGCTGAAAGATTGCATGTACGTGAAGAACATCTACAACTTTTAGAGGAGGAAGGATTAAATCGTATTTTACCAGAGGTTTATGTCTATTCTATTTTAAAAAAATATTGTAATTTTCTTCATTTAGATTATGAGCAAGCGCTAAAACTTTATAAAAATGAAGTAACAGCTATTAAACTTCCCGGGGAAACCGATTCTCTTACTACGTTTAGAGATAATATGGCGCATAAGATTAGTTTGAACTATCGAAAATTAATTATTGGTTTCCTTCTAGTAGTAGTCTTAGCTTTTGGCGGTTACCAATTGGACATGCTCGTGGGCAAGCCGAGTTTAATGATTAAAGACCTATCTGAAAACATGCAAGTGAGTGAACCGTTTATTAATATTACCGGGACAGTAGCGCGTACTCAAAAATTATTGTTTAATGGACAAGAAATACTTCTGGATAACGGGAAAAATTTTCAAGTTGATAATTACAATCTCACCAATGGCTGGAATACTTTAAAATTCGAAGCTTATAATCATTTGGGGAGAGCAACTATCAAGGAATATCACATAGAATTTATAGGTGGGAATGAAGTATCGCCATCCACGACTGCACCCACTACTGTTATTACTGGTGAAACCACTACCACCATTTTAAGCGAGTAA
- the recA gene encoding recombinase RecA: MSKTTAKKNSSSDEDKFVDVIAGIKDRFGEGSIMKLGDVSKVNVAVIPTGAPSLDIALGVGGIPRGRIIEVYGPESSGKTTLCLHIVSQAQKMKGKAAYIDTEHALDPEYAKKIGVKIEDLLISQPDNGEQALDIVEALVRSNAIDVIIVDSVAALTPKAELEGEMGDQHIGLQARLMSQALRKLTAIAAKSKTAIIFTNQIRMQIGMMFGNPETTPGGKALKFYSSVRIEMRRMAQIKKGDEIIGNRVKVKIVKNKVAAPFKTTELDVIYNEGISYGGDLLYLGLKYNLIKRLGTTYSFEGVKLGVGVENSKIFLKEHPEIGSSLLKKINSGEAVAMPLGIPAGEDDSREE, from the coding sequence ATGTCCAAAACGACAGCTAAAAAAAATAGCTCTTCGGACGAGGATAAGTTTGTCGACGTGATTGCCGGGATTAAGGACCGCTTTGGCGAAGGGTCTATAATGAAGCTCGGAGATGTAAGTAAAGTAAATGTAGCCGTTATCCCTACCGGAGCCCCTTCTTTAGATATTGCTTTGGGTGTAGGCGGTATTCCTCGAGGGAGAATCATAGAGGTCTATGGTCCAGAATCTTCTGGCAAAACTACCCTGTGTCTTCATATTGTTTCTCAAGCCCAAAAAATGAAGGGCAAAGCAGCCTATATAGATACTGAACACGCGCTTGACCCAGAATATGCTAAAAAAATAGGGGTCAAAATAGAAGATCTTCTAATTTCTCAGCCAGACAATGGCGAGCAAGCTTTAGACATAGTTGAAGCTCTGGTAAGGTCAAACGCTATAGATGTTATCATTGTGGATTCGGTAGCTGCCTTGACTCCTAAAGCCGAGCTAGAGGGGGAAATGGGGGATCAGCATATTGGCCTCCAAGCTCGCTTGATGTCTCAAGCCCTGAGAAAACTGACGGCTATTGCGGCTAAATCGAAAACTGCCATTATCTTTACCAATCAAATCAGGATGCAAATAGGAATGATGTTTGGTAATCCTGAAACTACGCCTGGTGGCAAAGCGCTCAAATTTTACTCTTCTGTCAGAATAGAAATGAGACGGATGGCTCAAATTAAAAAAGGTGATGAAATCATAGGTAATCGAGTCAAGGTAAAGATAGTCAAGAATAAAGTCGCCGCTCCCTTTAAAACCACAGAATTGGACGTGATCTATAATGAAGGCATTTCTTATGGAGGCGATTTACTTTACCTGGGTTTAAAATATAATTTGATTAAGCGTCTCGGAACCACTTATTCATTCGAAGGCGTTAAACTGGGTGTGGGCGTAGAAAATTCTAAAATTTTTCTCAAAGAGCATCCTGAAATTGGTAGCAGCCTCTTGAAAAAAAT